In Acidisarcina polymorpha, the DNA window GTGCAGACCTTCGCTGCGCTTGCCCTTGCGTCTCCGCCTTCAGCTCCGCCGACAAGGATGGGTGATTCCCCTCCCCTTGCGCTTGCTACCCACACCCGGATGGCCGGGGGCCAAGGCGTGTCTGTGAGAACAGCCACAGCCAAACCATTCAAAAGCCAAGGAGCACTGAACATGAGCAACGACAAAGCACAGGAACTCACCGCAAGGATCAACGAATCCATCACCGCACTATGCGCCGAGACCGACGCCGCGAAGCAGTCAGAAACTTATCTCGCATGGCTTTCCACCGTGAGCCGCTTTTATAAATATTCGTTTGGCAATTGCCTTCTGATCTGGACGCAAGCGCCAGAAGCAACCCGCGTTGCCGGGTTCAACACTTGGAAATCATTAGGCCGATTTGTGAAGAAGGGCGAGACCGGCATCCGCATTCTCGCTCCTATCGTTCGTAAGGTGGACGAGGAGAAAGACGGCGCCACGGAGAAGGTATCCCGGCCCTTTGGTTTTCGTTCCGTGTCGGTCTTCGCTCAGGAACAGACGGACGGCCAACCACTCCCCGAACTGAACACCAACGCCACAGAAGGAGGCGAAACCCTTCTCCCGCTGTTGGAGAAGGCAGCGGCCCACCTCAACATCACGCTCGTTTACAAGGCTATCGCCGGTAACGCAGAAGGCTATAGCAAAGGCGGCTTAATCGAGATTGAGGAGACGTTAGACACCCCCGCACGTTGCGGAGTAATCGCCCATGAAATCGGCCACGAATTGATGCACCGAACCAACCGCGAAGGCACCACACGCCAGCAGAGAGAGCTTGAGGCCGAGTCCGTATCCTATGCGGTCCTCGCTCACTTCGGCATCCACTCCGAAAGCCGCTTCTATCTTGCAACCTATGACGTAACCGCCGAGATGCTGACCGCTTCCCTTCAGACCATCGGCAATGCCGCGAAGAAGATTATCAGCATGATTGAGGACTCAGGCGAACAGATCGAGGAGGGCGAGGGTGAACAGTCCCCCGCCCCGCTCGCCATCTCCGCCTAGAAGCGCTCCTTGCCCGCCAGCAAACGCGGCGACCCTTCCTACCAGGGGAAAGGGTCGCCCACACCCCTTTTGCCGGGGCCGTTCCCTCCCCGGCACCCCTCCCACAGTGAAATACATTTGAAGGGTGACGTCGATGGACAAGACCCAATCCACAGTTCGCAACATCCTCACAGCAGTAGAAGCGCCGCTCTACGATATCGGCGTCCTGAGCGATCGGGGTATGCTTCCCGGTCTCGACAGCATCCCCGCCGCGGCGGTGCTCGACCGGCTTTCGCTATTCAAGTATCGCAACGCTCGCGGCTCCCATATCTATGTCCGTCCTTCAGGGGAACATCGTTTCACCGTGCTAGACGATCTCAACGAGACCACGCTCGCGCGGCTCGCGGCGGATGGCTTCAATCCTTGCGCCGTCGTTGAGACAAGTGCCGGCAACTTCCAAGCCTGGCTGAAGCACCCCGCTGTGTTTCCAAAGCCCCTCGGAACTTTCGCCGCACAGACTCTTGCCGGACGCTACGATGCCGATCCAAGCGCGGCGGACTGGAGGCGGTTCGGGCGGCTCCCCGGCTTCACAAATTGCAAACCTAAGTACCGCAAGCCCGATGGTCTATTCCCTTTCGTTCGGCTCAAGAGTTATAGCGGCGAGCAGTATCCGATGGCCGAGACCTTCGCGCAGGAAATAACGAAGCTCTATGAAGAGCGAGAACAGGAACGAGAGGAACGACGCATACAAGCGTCTCTTTCTCCCCAACGGGGACCGAGGTTATCGAATCTGTCTCTTGAACGATTCCGTACCTCCACCAAGTACCAGGACAGACCCGCCGCCGCAGACATAGCCTTCTGTGTCGCCGCTTATGCCAACGGGATAACAGAGGACCGTATCGAACGTTCCCTTGAAGACGACTATCTATCCCGCGATCCCAGCACTTCAAAGCGAGCTGCCTACATCCGGAGAACTATGGAAAAGGCGAGGAGATGGGCTGAGCGATAAGCATCGGTGCTTCAAGTCCATTTGTCGTTCTTCCCTGTTGCATTCTGATTGACTCTTCGAGTTTCTGAGCTGGCTTTCGCTACTTGCACCATGAGGGAAAACCATTGAACAGGGCGGCTCCCTTCCGGTTTGCCTTTCTCTCTGCGTTCAGCGTGCCGCGCTCAAAGCACCCCCGCCCTTCGGACGCACGCTCTCCTTCCCAAAATCCGCTGTGCGCCTCTGCGAGGTGCGGACTCCTGCCCCAAAACAAGTTTGGGTCCCCTTCCGCAGATTCCGTCCAGTCGCCGAGGGAGTGGGTCGCGACGGCACACCCGTTGGGCAAGCATGTACCGCAGACAGCGGATACACCAAAAGAAACGGAGCCAAACACCATGTTCAACAAAATCATCCTCATCGGCCGCCTCGGACAGAACGCAGAAGCCGAAACCGCTCAGAACAACAAAGAGTACGTCGTCCTCAACATCGCTACGCAGGAGAGCTGGAAGAACGACAAAGGCGACTACGAAACCCGCACCGAATGGCACCGCGTCTTTGCCTGGAGGAATCTCTCGAAGTTCGCCAAGACTCTCCAGAAGGGGCAGCTCATCACCTTGGAAGGCACCTTGCGGTATCGCGAGGTCGAGGATGAGATCGAGGGCACCACGTTCAAGCACCGGATAGCGGAGATCCACGCCATCAGCATGAAGCGGCTCTCTAAGATCGAGGCCGCTGATGACCCAACAGACGGAGCCGGCGACGAGTAATCGCCGGCTTTCAGGTGGATGAGACAGAGAAGGTCTCATCCACCATTTGTTGTGAAGATAGAGGCTGGCTGTGAGATCAAGTAGGCTCAGATCATCTCGGGTGTCAGCGTTGCTGGGTTTGCTCCATTGCATCAACCGAGAATCGTTCTCGGCGACATCGGCGTTTATGAGGACTGACACTTCGACGAGGTATGTCTGAGAACGGAAAAGGTGGGAACTGGCTAGAGTTGCGTATCATAAAGGACGCCATCGTACCTATGCGGAGACGGACTTGAAGTTCAAAGATCGAACGATTAACGCATTGGCCGACATGATCTGCGGGAATACCGACGCCGGCAAAGAGGTCCTTTTCCCCTACCGGAGCAGCAGCTACATCACACGCTTCTTTCAAGAATGCGATACCGACTATGTGCACGATGGGACAACGCGCAACGCTTGGGTGGGCAGCACGTTGGTCACAATTCTGGAGGAGCCACAGACAAGCGGCAACGCGCCGCCCGACACCTTCGCCCGTGTAATACGCACGCTCATGGATCAGGGCGACAAACAGGACGCGGACCCCGCCCGCGAAAAGGCCATGGCGCTCTTGAACGTGGCTTTGGTCCGTGAAGGCTACGAAGCGTTTTATGCAGAAGATCGGCAATGCTACCTGAAGCACATTGCGACGAACACGATTGCGCAGCCGGTTCCAAATCCGCACCGACCCTTCTCGGCAACCGAGCTGAAACGACGCGGTGACTTAATCGCCTATTTAGACCGCTGTTCAGAAGATGAGCTAATCGGGGAAGTCCTCCTGCCATTGTTGCGTCAGCTTGGCTTTCATCGCATCACGGCGGCCGGTCATAAAGACAAGGCGCTCGAATACGGTAAAGACATTTGGATGAAGTACACGTTGCCGACAATGCACACGTTGTATTTCGGTATTCAGGCGAAGAAAGATAAGCTCGACGCGGCGGGCGACAGCAAAGGATCAAACAAAAACATCGCAGAAATTCATCAGCAGGCCTTGATGATGCTTGGCCATGAAATTTTCGATCCCGAGACAAACAGTCGTGTCCTAGTGGTCAAATCACCAAAGCTGCAAGGAACTGGCTCGGCGGGAAGCTCGATGCGACGAAGCGCAGCCAGATCATGTTCATGGACAGAGACGACATTTTGAACCTCTACGTCGTAACCAATCTGCCCCTGCCTGACGGTGCGCTCCGAGAGCCGATGAAGATCACCGACGATGACATCCCTTTTTAGAAATACAACCCCGCGACGGTGCTGAACTTGCGTTTATATCGTACCGAGAAGTCGGCATCGCGACCGGAATCTCATAATCGGGTGCCGGATCGACGATCGCCGTCGCAATCGACGTTTCGCGGTACCAATTGTATTCGTAATCAAACCGTCCAACTCGACGAACCAATAGCTAGCTATTGGGCAGCGGTCCGAAACCTTCTGTAGTGCTTCTGAAGCCACAGGATGGGGGAGACATCCTGCATTCTCAGCTTGATTAGTTCCTCAAGATCCCGGTCTGAAAGTATCAGCAGAACTTTCCGAGGATTCGAATCATTGAAAATTGAGATTTGCTTCCGAAGCAAGTTATCACCGGGGGGCTTCCGGGTAACGATGTATCCCAGCCGGCCGATCCTATCGCCTAGATACGTCGCCGCCTGATTAAGAGCTGCCATCGTGAGCTCGTCCGTGTTCTTGACCTCGAACATGACGAACAATGAGTCGTGGGACGTGCGCACGTAGTCGAGAAACGTCGCGTCAGAGTCGTTCGTGACAATGATATCCCTGCGTTCGGTACCGTCAATCGTGCGTTCCTCAAGACGTCCATCGATCAGATCTGGGCAGAACACGAATGTAAGGATGTCGAGGACAAGCTCTTGATACGCTGTTGCGTCAGACTGCCCTGGAGGAATCGTCGCCAAACGCGTTAGCAGAGACTCTCCCGTGTCAGCCGAGCTATCCGTAAGTGGTGGCAGGATCGGTTGAGCAGCCGCTGCTTGCTGCTCCCTTTGCTTGACATAGGCGTCGATGATGGAGGTCTCCACGCGACTGGTAGATGTCACCTCTGCCTTTGAGGGCGCGCGTCCGGTCACTCTCCCGACCCTCTTCCTAGCCTCCAGATATGCCCGAAACTCGGTCTTGACGAAGTTGTCATAGTTGATCCAAGGAAGCTGTCGAACTATCCTGCGAGGCACAAAGAGAATTGCTCTCC includes these proteins:
- a CDS encoding RepB family DNA primase gives rise to the protein MDKTQSTVRNILTAVEAPLYDIGVLSDRGMLPGLDSIPAAAVLDRLSLFKYRNARGSHIYVRPSGEHRFTVLDDLNETTLARLAADGFNPCAVVETSAGNFQAWLKHPAVFPKPLGTFAAQTLAGRYDADPSAADWRRFGRLPGFTNCKPKYRKPDGLFPFVRLKSYSGEQYPMAETFAQEITKLYEEREQEREERRIQASLSPQRGPRLSNLSLERFRTSTKYQDRPAAADIAFCVAAYANGITEDRIERSLEDDYLSRDPSTSKRAAYIRRTMEKARRWAER
- a CDS encoding single-stranded DNA-binding protein, which translates into the protein MFNKIILIGRLGQNAEAETAQNNKEYVVLNIATQESWKNDKGDYETRTEWHRVFAWRNLSKFAKTLQKGQLITLEGTLRYREVEDEIEGTTFKHRIAEIHAISMKRLSKIEAADDPTDGAGDE
- a CDS encoding ArdC-like ssDNA-binding domain-containing protein, which produces MSNDKAQELTARINESITALCAETDAAKQSETYLAWLSTVSRFYKYSFGNCLLIWTQAPEATRVAGFNTWKSLGRFVKKGETGIRILAPIVRKVDEEKDGATEKVSRPFGFRSVSVFAQEQTDGQPLPELNTNATEGGETLLPLLEKAAAHLNITLVYKAIAGNAEGYSKGGLIEIEETLDTPARCGVIAHEIGHELMHRTNREGTTRQQRELEAESVSYAVLAHFGIHSESRFYLATYDVTAEMLTASLQTIGNAAKKIISMIEDSGEQIEEGEGEQSPAPLAISA